In Brassica napus cultivar Da-Ae chromosome C2, Da-Ae, whole genome shotgun sequence, the sequence CATCTACACAACATATATATCATCAAAGttaaagcaaaaagaaaaacagtaaCCGTTATAATGCAAGTTGTTGTTTAATCAACAAGTTATCACTATAGAACATGTTTCTCCTACCAAATAACATATAAGTACTGTTAAAGAGTAGAAAGAATGTTATTGGCTAGGTCGCATTCCTAACATGTATCATAAACGAGAAAATAAGCTCTTAGGATAtactaatattatttatcaACAAACTCAAAATATCAACACTGAATTATGAGTCGCAGAGACAGTGACCAGTGAAATCATCCAACGTACTGTGCATTCCTCATCCAACGTACCGTGCATTCCTCATCCAAAAAGTTTAGAGATCCAAAAATTTCCCCACATAAAATTTTCTCGTTGATAGGGTTCTTCCGGCGGCGAAGTTGTATTCAGGGAAGCACACTACACACATCTTCCATCTATGACAATGAATCAGCCACAATTGGAAATTATTCCcccaaaaaaatagaaataataagaAGCGAGAACAATTAACGGAATAGGTTACTTATGCGTAACCCTCTTCAATTTTGGAACAAAAAGATCATCGACGGCTGTAAATGGTGGGAGATTATTTGGTAGGAGTCTGATGTGTTGTCTGATTACCATGGAATAAGAAGAATACGGTCCTCATTCTCTGAAAGAAGAACAcgaaaagaaaatgaagagaCAAATAATGGAGAGGTGGGAACGTGACACTGACACACAACGTTGAAGATATAGGTCTGACAGTGTATCTTAGACCAAATATTAAAAGAACATAGTACTGTAGGGGTAATTTAGgattaattaaaaatcaacAGTGGTTAGAATAGGAATTGGACAGTTACTTAATTTTGGACTTTCATAGGCATACGCAGCCTAAATactcttttatttaaggaaataaaatatcattttgtatattaataattaattttagttaatttaataaaaatatattatatgtttagatagaccaatttaattttttattagtgATTCTAAAACTTATTCTAGttgtaatgtttttcttttaatatataagagatattgAAATGATCTAATTTCATTCCATTAATAACGGTTCCTAAGAAGCTATCATATATGCTTTTGAGTAGTATTTAATTTATCTTGTTAAAAAAACGTTTATGCAAATCCACGTTTTGAAGgtacaaaattaaatatcatCATCCATTAAGGGTACGTGAACGCAGCCAGCAGCTTTGTTACTATAGTAGATAGTAGGATTTTTTTATGGCTGCTTCTTTTACTATTTACTTTCTTCACGATTCACATTCCACCCACTTTGCAAATCGTAGCTTATCAATTGCCTCGACCTAAATCAGAACCGGAAATAATAAACCGAGTCAAATAAAGATTAGCTTTTCtactaaaccgaaccaaatggTTTTCCAATTCCCATAAATCGGATTAAAAGAGACAATTAGTTTATTCTTTACCTTTGCTTTAAAAACGTTAGCTCGATGATACTGCAAGCAAAGGAGACTTGTGGCTAAAAGCCTTTTCAGAGGCTGGAAGACTCCCAACTAGCATAGACAGCACCTATAATCTTCTCATGCAGAACTTGACCAGAACACGCTATGATTCCTCTGTCAAGACCTTCCAAGTATACTCCTTTTGAGAAGTCTAAGTTCCTCCCTCCAGCATCAGTCACCACACCACCAGCTTCTTCCACAATCACCACTCCAGCTGCGTGGTCCCATATCTTCTCCTTGTAACTCGACTGCGCAAACTTCATAAACACCTCAGCGTCTCCACATGCAATCGCTGCATACTTCACCATGCTATACACTCTCATAGGCTGTTTCCTGAAGAAAGATTGTAGTTAAGAGACGtttgaaacaaaacataagTTTTTAGATGGTAACTACCTAACTCCCATGCTGTTGGCAAGTCCTGCAGTGAACAAGTGATTTGAGTTTGCTCTCTCCACCGGCTCACAAACCGTAGCTAGAACCGGATCATCAACTGATGAAACCTTAAGAAGCGTTGCAGATTCCGGATATCCACCGGGGATCAACGGTTGCATCCAAGCTTGGCCACTTCCTCGCTTCGCATACATGACACACCCTTTGGTTACTGATCCAGCGGCTCCAGATTGGTTGTTACAACCGTTACTTAAACATTCTTTCTTGACAGGATAGTTAGGACATCCTAGCACCCCCAACAGAACTTTACCGTTCTCTATCAGAGCCAAAGCAACAGCGTACTGATCACCACGAACAAAACCTAACGTCCCATCGACAGGATCAAGAACCCAGTGCCTCCCCTTAGGACCTCCAACGGAACTGCATCGACCAATAGCCTCTAGGATCTCTGTGGTTCCCAAGGGCTTGTCTGGCTTTGGAAGCCCGTACGTGGAAGCTTCAGACAAAGCTTCATTGACAGCGCTCGAGACAGTTCCCAAGAGACCTAATGACTCAGCTTTGGAGAGAGACTCAGTGTCCTCTTCGGCAACAATCGAAAGGTTTTGACCGCCAAAAACTTGGGCTAAAACCCAGCTCACAATCGCTTGAACACCCCAATCTGTTAACCAAACACAGCCAAACTCATTTAGttcaaaaaagaaactaaaaagaaCAATATTTAGTACAATCACAGTCTGTGATGTCTCTCTCTAGTATCAGTTTCATCAATGCAGACTCCTCCACAAAACTTACACATTAAAAAACATACAATCTGGTTAACACACGCTTTCTCAAGTACTACACAGTTAAAACTTGGGATTTttgcaacaaaaatatatacattttcacTATTACAGCACTATTAAACTACTAATACAATATACAAACACTCTTTTGTTCAGtctaattacatttttttttaaactgtacaaaagtaaaataaattagCATTAGTACACAACATAAAGTGTggatttttttgaacattatgttTCATGTTAAAAAGGACACAACAAGTAACTATGGTTAATGTAATGAACAGAGGACACAACAGGTAACTATGGttaatgttttacttttatctACAATGAACAAAGGACACAACAAGTAACTACGGATCTCGAATTGCAATAAACCACAATTAGATCGGACGTCTAATCCCGAAAACCCCCATCAGGAAGAGGGAGAGAAAAAAGAACCTGCGACGGTGACAGGGGAATCATCATCCTTGGACTTAACGTGACCGTTGGTCGAGGAAGGAAGACGAAGCTTGTCCTGAACTTTAACACACAGAGAAGAAGCGAGGTGCACTACACGCACCGCCGTGTCCATCTCCGTCGCTAAGAATTCCACCGCCATCGCCGGAGAAATCTTTCTGATGGAGGAAAATTAAAGGGACAgagaagaaggaggaggagataTCAAAGCTCcactttttttcttctctccacTGACTCTTCTCGTTCTTTTTCGCTAATAaatgatcttcttctttttttttactttttctagcttttaataaaatttacttttCAAAGAAAATCTTCTCTTTGGcacgttttaaataaaaataataatattttaccttttccaggatttttttttgtcaaacaaaaaaaaataaaaaaaaaaaaaataaataaataaattaataggGAATCACAATAACTGGCATCACCAGTACACTTTTATATAAGAGCACGAGGTGATTGGTTGAAGCAGTAGAAGTTGTGCACAGACTTTTTACTTTCTAcatctattttttaaagaaatcatgcttttattttaaaaactaaatctaaagccaaaacattataaaaggaaatatattagctttagaaagcaaTTTAGATCTTATACAGTATTCTGGAAAATTTATacagcaaaataaattaaagctaAAGCTAAAAATCTATAGTCTAAAtctaagaacaaaaaaacagaaagtcACGGTCTCTACCAATCATCCTCCATCTTTATCTCATATACCCTAATGGGtctcttaatttatttttaatagtatttaagGAGTTAATTTTGGTAAGAGACATGTTTAAGAACCTTGAGATTTTTTCCCCTGCAAGTCTCTTATTttggggttcttaaaaaaattaataaatttctttttattaaaatttaaatttttttattacataaaacataataaaaataacattttaaaaatagatttttaaattaaaacatgaaaacaaagattagtaaaataaacaagaattatttgaaagaagcatccgagctcagttgttgtcttcatcacgtccaaatttatGCCGTATATGTTGaaccaaatcatctttcagttgttgatgcatttgtctatcacAAATTCTTATCTGAACACCCATCTGGTTTgcgatatttgtagggatatctgtagaatacgtgagatcgacatgtgaacttccgttgTCTTCTCCTTATTGGAATTCTGAAACATCAtattgagtgtatccatctcgttcgttttctactatcatattatggagtatgatacatgctctcatattcttgccaattttgactttatcccaaaacagcgctggatttttaacaatggcaaagcgagcttgcaagactccaaaagcacgctcgacatcttttcggacagcttcttgacgttgagcaaataaaactgcttgCGGCCCTTGTGGTAGAGGAATAaattggataaaagttgtccatttcggataaatatcgtcggtgagatagtaagccatatGATACTCTATTCCATTGACAAAGAAAGTGACATTCGGAGCTTGaccttttattatgtcatcaaaaacaggtgaacgatcaagaacattgagatcatttaatgtacctggaggtccaaaaaatgcatgccatatccagagatcgtatgaagcaaccgcctccAAAAAGATTGTTGGTTTAcccgaaccacgagaatattgccctttccaagtggtgggacaattcttccacttccaatgcatacaatcgatgcttcctatcatcccgggaaatccacgataTTCTCCAAcatcaagtagacgttgaagatcagccggtgttggtcttcttaagtactcatcgccgaaaaatatattattccttCCACAAAATTTTCCACACATAACCGAGTTGTTGTTTCACCgagccggaggtattcgtcgaccgtaTCAGCTGCAGAACCATACgccaagacacgaatggctgcggtacacttttgaagaggagagagactaATCCTTCCGAGACAATCTTTCTTTTCCCGAAAATATTGAACTTTgttggagagtcgatcaacaatgtgcatgaacaatggcttgttcattcgaaaacgtCGTCGGAATAAATTATCAGGATACgttggagtttcactgaaataatcattccataaacgaatatgcccttcttcacgatttctttcgatataagctcgttgtttttttttgtttcttcttgagCACCACGAATAGTGAAATTCTGAAACGCTTGATCAAAGAATTGATCaaatttttgatcaaatatttCATCAAATGTATCATCAAATGATTCATCTAGAGTggtttgagaagaagaagccatagaGGTGATTAAAGAGTTTTATAAACTTGTGAtcaaagagagaaattagagagaagATGAGTTTGCTCTTGTTAGAAGTagagagaaaatagagagaaGATGACTTTGCTCTTGTTAGAAGTAGAGAGAAATATATGGACACAAGCTTTTGTGTTTGGTACACGAGAATGCAAGAATACATATGTTCGTGATGCACATGAAAATACAAAGtgcaagaaacaaaataaaagtgaCTTGACAAGAGTACTACACACAAGAGTACAAAACATGACAAGAGTACAAAATAAAAGTGACATATGTCTGTGATCCTTCACCACTTCACTACAACAAGTATGTGATCCTTCACCACTTCTCAGTCACTTCACAGTCTCTCCGTGACTCTACAACAAGTCCGTGATCCTTCTCAGTCACTTCACAGTCTCTCCTCTACTCTACAACAAGACCACACAGTCTTCAATTCCACCTGCAAAACATAAGCCgagattttaattaaacataatcaGAGAACATGAAACATAAGGAGGATTTTAATTAAACATTAGCAGAGAACATGATACATAAGGagaattttaattaaacataagcAGAGAACATGAAACATAAGGAAGACATAAAATGAAACAACTAGAACATGaaacaaacaaagaacatgACCGTGAGTTACATTAACTCATTTATGAGCTTTTTCTTGAGATCTTCTTCATAATCAGCTAGATTTTCCTTTGCAAGAAGCTTCTCAAGTAGCCTCATCTTGGAGAGCTGTTGCTTCATTGCCAAGTCATCCTTCTTGATGCTTCACATGGGCTGATAATCAGACACATCTTGCCCCTCAACCTGCGGCTTCTTTCCACGAGCTGTTGCTTTTGCAGCCTTAACACCAGGGGAACGAGATGTTCCTTCTACACCAGCATTGTTTTCATTGACTTGAGAACTTGCTCCTGAATGTGAACCATCCGCGAACTTCCTCCTTTTGGAGCTGCTTTCAGTTTTAGCTGAGAAGAGCTCACACCACTTATGGTCGTTGCGAAGCTCGTTCCACGCATGTTCAAGGCTGAACTTCTTCTGTTGGGTGTTGAAGAAGATTTCGTGGGCTAGTTTTAGAACGCCATTGTCATTCATGCCACTGGTTTTCTCTCTTGTGGCTGCTTCATACGCCCCAGAAAACTTGCAAACTACTTCATTCAACTTGTGCCAACGTTGCTTGCATTGAGTACCCTCGCATTTTTCACAGTCAGCAAGTTTTGGACTAGCCGAGAAGTATGATGCAACTCTTGTCCAGAACGTTGCTGACTTCTGCTCATTCCCTACAACGGGGTCTTTGCTCGTGTTCAACCAACTGCTAATAAGTACTATATCCTCTGTAACTGTCCACGTCCTTCTTTCCTTACGCTCTGCTGGAAGCTCCGCAGCTTGACTGCCTAAAGATGGCACTTGCGATGAAGAGAGTGAAACACGTCCTTGACTGCCAAAGACAACATTTTGTTGACTATGGAGTAGTTCAACAAAATTTGCCGAGTCCTGAAATGGATTGAAATCCATTTTCGAAGTCAAGGAGAGTGgagaaagaggagaaagaggagaaagaggagaaaGGTGAGACAGAGGAGACATATGAGAAAGAGGAGAAACAAGGGAAAGAGGAGAAGGAACGAGAAGGTGCATTCATCTGTTGAAGAAGGAACGAGAAGACACAGCTTAtaaatttttcaagaaaatgaagGAGAGAGGTTTCACATTCAACACACACAACCAACACGTCTATGTAACTTAATCATCTTTAAAACAAAGCTGGAAAGAACACTTCAAATGTTATGACTTGACATATATCtaacaacaaacaacaaacaatTCTAAAGCAACAAACAACCACACCATCAATTCTATTTATTACTGTGAGACAACCATAACCTAACACTAAAGCAACCATTAATTACCCTAACTACAATTCCGACATAAGCTAGACCATTTCATTACAAACCAGAAGCTACACGGTTTCATTTCCAACCAGATGAAAGAGAGAAAGACTAACCTGTGATGCTGCGTATTCCTTTGTCAAATGACCCTTGCTCATCTCTCTTGATCCAGCAATCTAAACAGACAAAGACTGAACATATCAAGATGTATTTTATCTAAGACACAAGAGGATTAAGAAACAAAGACTGAGACTTTAAAATGTACACAAAGAGACATTATCTCATCGATATATTTACCAGTACACATCACATAAGCTAATTCAATTCTTTTCATTTCATTTCCAACCAGATGGAAGAGTAACACTAACCAGGATTGATGAACCTTCCTCAGCTTCCACATAACATATTAAACGCGATTTGATCCCTTCATCTCACCACGCaaaagacagaaaaaaaaaattaatcaccAAAGAGAAGCCAAATCAAAATTGTTAAACTTGCAACAAACAAAACgagattgaaaaaaatatttgaaccaAAGAAAGGTATGATTGAAGAACATGGAACATAAGCTTTACCTGAGCGATTCGCGGAGAGCCATCGACAGAGAGCTCCGTCAGCCGTCGAGGAGAGCCACCGCGAGACATAATTGAAcctacaaacaaataaaactcGCGATCAGTACAAGAAGAAGTCTAATCTAAGCATGCATGATTGAAAAGCACAACAATACATTTACCTTCGGATTCCAGTAGATCCACAGAGAGACAGAGAATCGTCGTTTCAgccacagagagagagaagattcCGTTTCGTAGCCACAAAGAGAGGGAGTATCGCCGGTATGTCGACGAACCACGGCGAGAGAGGGAGAATCACCATCGCCTTCTCCGATCTCCGATACGAAAATGGAGACgtttcgagagagagagagaaatgacGAAACGAAAACACACTCCCCCTCTCTCTTCTCATTTTGCCTACACGTGTTCCCTAAAACTGTCTCTTGTTAAACCAAAATAAGAGACATGTTTTCCATTTATTTgtctttttgattttcttttaaacatAGGAAACCCCTTAAATACACccgataaagatgctctaagtATTCATAACTGGCATCAGCAATACACTTTTATATTAGTATTCATAAAGAGCTTGTTGTGACATTATTACCATACAATATTTCTGAATATAATAGTTTTCATTTCTCCTGCTATATAAACTTTGTagtttgtatatatgttttatctTGGCAATGCCCTGCTACTATTTTAACGATATACTCTCCGTTTCTAATTGTAAGTAGTTTTGCTTAAAAGCacgaatat encodes:
- the LOC111202877 gene encoding PAP-specific phosphatase HAL2-like, with amino-acid sequence MAVEFLATEMDTAVRVVHLASSLCVKVQDKLRLPSSTNGHVKSKDDDSPVTVADWGVQAIVSWVLAQVFGGQNLSIVAEEDTESLSKAESLGLLGTVSSAVNEALSEASTYGLPKPDKPLGTTEILEAIGRCSSVGGPKGRHWVLDPVDGTLGFVRGDQYAVALALIENGKVLLGVLGCPNYPVKKECLSNGCNNQSGAAGSVTKGCVMYAKRGSGQAWMQPLIPGGYPESATLLKVSSVDDPVLATVCEPVERANSNHLFTAGLANSMGVRKQPMRVYSMVKYAAIACGDAEVFMKFAQSSYKEKIWDHAAGVVIVEEAGGVVTDAGGRNLDFSKGVYLEGLDRGIIACSGQVLHEKIIGAVYASWESSSL
- the LOC125582158 gene encoding glutathione S-transferase T3-like, with translation MDFNPFQDSANFVELLHSQQNVVFGSQGRVSLSSSQVPSLGSQAAELPAERKERRTWTVTEDIVLISSWLNTSKDPVVGNEQKSATFWTRVASYFSASPKLADCEKCEGTQCKQRWHKLNEVVCKFSGAYEAATREKTSGMNDNGVLKLAHEIFFNTQQKKFSLEHAWNELRNDHKWCELFSAKTESSSKRRKFADGSHSGASSQVNENNAGVEGTSRSPGVKAAKATARGKKPQVEGQDVSDYQPM